A genome region from Flavobacterium sp. CFS9 includes the following:
- a CDS encoding DUF6495 family protein, with the protein MKYARLTKEQFDELHGEFASFLATQAIDKAEWDALKINKPEVAEQELDVFSDLIWEGVLSRAEFLEHFSKNHIFLFQCFETHVQSIVLKSLVAETDFLSKEGLQWLSDNMFTENIEMKVGKKVFTEERNASIFQLIQQGAFLSDGQLFTQINTIIES; encoded by the coding sequence ATGAAATACGCAAGATTAACAAAAGAGCAATTTGATGAATTGCATGGAGAATTTGCAAGCTTTTTGGCGACGCAGGCTATCGATAAAGCAGAGTGGGATGCCCTTAAAATAAATAAACCGGAAGTTGCGGAGCAGGAACTGGATGTTTTTTCAGATTTAATCTGGGAAGGTGTTTTGTCTAGAGCAGAATTCTTAGAGCACTTTTCTAAAAATCATATTTTTTTATTCCAGTGTTTTGAAACTCATGTTCAGTCGATCGTATTGAAATCATTGGTTGCCGAAACTGATTTTTTGAGTAAGGAAGGATTGCAATGGCTTTCTGATAATATGTTTACCGAAAACATAGAGATGAAGGTTGGAAAAAAAGTGTTCACAGAAGAAAGAAACGCTTCTATTTTTCAATTAATTCAGCAAGGAGCATTTTTAAGCGACGGTCAATTGTTTACACAGATCAACACAATTATTGAATCATAG
- a CDS encoding carboxypeptidase regulatory-like domain-containing protein, translating into MKKIFALLLGVFAITTAIGQTTTSSIKGIIKSSANELLPGATILAIHTPTGSKYSAVSNEDGRFNILNMRIGGPYKIVVTFVGFRNHEYADVNLDLGKPFNLDVVLEDESQTLEEVKIVSKDKVFKSGKTGAETTIGKRELTALPTISRSAEDFTRLEPTASGGSFGGRNDQYNNYSLNGAVFNNPFGLDAATPGGQTGSQPISLDAIEQIQVATAPYDVTLSGFTGASVNAVTKSGTNEFHGTAYGFYRNQDLTGNKIKGEKIFVPTLEQTQAGFSLGAPIIKDKLFIFGNFEIDKRSDLGSNFVANNNDGVTGINESRVLESDLIAVSKALANLGYETGPYQGFKHESNSNKGIIKIDWNINDNHKLAVIYNFLDASKDKPAHPTALGFRGPNASILQFRNSGYQINNNLSSFLVELNSKFSESVSNKLQAGYSHFNDYRVPFSVPAPVINIQDGAGANYIIAGHEPFSINNTLDQKVIQITNNLNYNVGKHAFTFGASFEKFKFANSFNLAGYDNFGNPNGYAGTFFTPYFTTQDFLNDAAKPFATSIIAQNLKYAQDVFAAKNNFKVGSDGGWKLAELNVGQLAFYAQDDISIDDNFKLSLGLRIDKPLYFNTADLIQKYIDTNNGGAKRNNDTDYYDPQTGQAVKLISTNLPSDRILWSPRIGFNWDVKGNATSQLRGGSGIFTGRIPFVWLGNQVSGADDGFFQIMDPDYKWPQVWRTSLGFDHRFENNYIVTADLSYNKDINAVHVQNWGLKSPTGTLAGVDNRPIYVAADKGTNNAYVMTNSNKGSAFNATLKVQKNFENGLYASVAYNYLKSKDVNSIEAEITGDAFAFNPALGNVNNDVLSNSKYGDNHRFIAVASKKWKYGKDKWATTVSTVLEYAQGGRFNYTYGGDINGDGSSVNDLIYIPTSAEIALMNFSAPGEGAAFDKFISQDKYMRDRRGQYAERYGAISPWRGRCDLKILQDYNFKISSTSDKKNTIQFSIDVLNFGNLLNSDWGVVQVPTSVQPIGVTVAGNTPTYTFNGTQTKTFSYDASLVSRWQAQFGIRYIF; encoded by the coding sequence ATGAAAAAAATCTTTGCATTATTACTAGGTGTGTTTGCCATAACCACTGCTATCGGGCAAACCACGACGTCGAGTATTAAGGGGATTATTAAGAGCTCTGCCAACGAACTCTTGCCCGGCGCTACTATCTTAGCGATCCATACTCCTACAGGAAGTAAATATTCAGCTGTGTCTAATGAAGACGGCAGGTTTAATATTTTGAATATGAGAATTGGAGGTCCGTACAAAATTGTTGTGACTTTTGTAGGTTTTCGAAATCATGAATATGCCGATGTGAATCTCGATTTAGGAAAACCTTTTAATCTTGATGTGGTTTTGGAAGACGAAAGTCAGACACTCGAAGAGGTGAAAATCGTATCTAAGGATAAAGTTTTTAAAAGTGGTAAAACGGGTGCCGAAACTACGATTGGAAAAAGAGAGTTAACGGCTTTGCCAACAATTTCAAGATCGGCGGAAGATTTTACCCGTTTGGAACCAACTGCAAGCGGAGGTTCTTTTGGAGGAAGAAACGATCAATACAATAATTACTCCTTAAATGGTGCGGTATTTAATAATCCGTTTGGTCTGGATGCTGCAACGCCCGGAGGTCAGACGGGATCACAGCCTATTTCGCTTGATGCTATTGAGCAGATTCAGGTGGCGACGGCTCCTTATGATGTTACTTTGTCGGGTTTCACAGGAGCTTCTGTTAATGCGGTAACCAAATCGGGAACTAATGAGTTTCATGGTACGGCTTATGGTTTTTACAGAAATCAGGATTTGACGGGAAATAAAATCAAAGGAGAAAAAATATTTGTACCTACTTTAGAACAAACTCAGGCCGGTTTTAGTTTGGGTGCTCCTATTATCAAAGATAAACTGTTCATCTTTGGAAATTTTGAAATTGACAAACGAAGTGATTTAGGATCCAATTTTGTGGCCAATAATAATGATGGTGTAACGGGAATTAATGAATCGAGAGTTTTAGAATCGGATTTAATCGCAGTTTCAAAGGCTTTGGCCAATTTAGGTTACGAGACGGGACCTTATCAGGGGTTTAAGCACGAATCGAATTCAAACAAAGGGATTATTAAGATAGACTGGAATATCAATGATAATCATAAACTGGCGGTTATCTATAATTTTCTGGATGCTTCAAAAGACAAACCGGCGCATCCGACCGCACTTGGTTTCAGAGGGCCGAATGCTTCTATTTTACAGTTTAGAAATTCCGGGTATCAGATTAATAATAACCTGAGTTCTTTTCTGGTAGAATTAAATTCAAAATTTAGTGAATCGGTTTCTAATAAGCTGCAGGCAGGTTATTCGCATTTTAACGATTACAGGGTGCCATTCTCAGTTCCGGCTCCTGTGATTAATATTCAGGACGGAGCAGGTGCTAATTACATCATTGCAGGGCATGAGCCTTTTTCGATCAATAATACTTTAGATCAGAAAGTAATTCAGATCACTAATAATCTGAACTATAATGTGGGTAAACATGCATTTACTTTTGGAGCTTCTTTTGAGAAGTTTAAATTCGCAAACTCTTTTAACTTGGCCGGATATGATAATTTTGGAAATCCGAACGGATATGCCGGAACCTTCTTTACGCCCTATTTCACAACACAGGATTTTTTAAATGATGCGGCTAAACCTTTTGCTACAAGTATTATTGCTCAGAATTTGAAATATGCCCAGGATGTTTTTGCAGCTAAAAATAATTTTAAAGTGGGAAGCGATGGAGGCTGGAAATTGGCGGAATTGAATGTAGGACAGCTGGCCTTCTACGCTCAGGATGATATTAGTATCGATGATAATTTTAAATTGTCTTTGGGATTAAGAATTGATAAGCCTTTGTATTTTAACACTGCCGATTTGATTCAGAAATATATAGATACTAATAATGGCGGAGCCAAAAGAAATAACGATACCGATTATTATGATCCGCAAACAGGTCAGGCTGTTAAATTGATTTCGACCAATTTGCCAAGTGACCGAATTTTATGGTCGCCGAGAATTGGTTTTAACTGGGATGTTAAAGGTAACGCTACTTCACAGCTTCGCGGTGGGTCGGGAATTTTTACCGGAAGAATTCCTTTTGTATGGTTGGGAAATCAGGTAAGCGGTGCTGATGATGGCTTTTTTCAGATTATGGATCCGGATTACAAATGGCCGCAAGTCTGGAGAACCAGTTTAGGGTTTGATCATCGATTTGAAAATAATTATATCGTAACAGCAGATTTGTCTTATAATAAGGATATTAATGCGGTACACGTTCAGAACTGGGGATTGAAATCTCCAACCGGAACATTGGCAGGTGTGGATAACCGACCTATTTATGTTGCAGCAGATAAAGGTACAAACAATGCTTATGTAATGACGAACTCGAATAAGGGAAGTGCGTTTAATGCGACTTTAAAAGTGCAGAAAAACTTCGAAAATGGATTGTATGCCAGCGTAGCTTATAATTATTTAAAATCTAAAGACGTTAACTCTATTGAGGCTGAAATTACGGGAGATGCATTCGCTTTTAATCCGGCTTTAGGAAATGTAAATAATGATGTGCTTTCGAATTCGAAGTATGGAGACAATCATCGTTTTATAGCAGTAGCTTCCAAGAAATGGAAATATGGAAAAGATAAATGGGCGACAACAGTGTCGACTGTTCTTGAATATGCACAAGGAGGGCGTTTTAATTACACGTATGGCGGAGATATTAACGGAGACGGTTCCAGTGTTAACGACTTGATTTACATTCCTACATCGGCCGAAATTGCTTTGATGAATTTTAGTGCACCAGGAGAAGGTGCTGCTTTTGATAAGTTTATTTCTCAGGATAAATATATGAGAGACAGGAGAGGGCAATATGCTGAACGTTATGGAGCAATATCTCCGTGGAGAGGCAGATGTGATTTGAAAATTCTTCAGGATTATAATTTTAAAATTTCTTCTACTTCAGATAAAAAGAATACGATTCAGTTTAGTATCGATGTTTTGAATTTCGGGAATTTACTAAATTCAGATTGGGGAGTTGTTCAGGTGCCTACAAGTGTTCAGCCTATCGGGGTTACAGTTGCCGGAAATACACCAACGTATACTTTTAATGGTACTCAGACCAAAACGTTTAGTTATGATGCCAGTTTAGTGTCCAGATGGCAGGCACAATTTGGGATACGATACATTTTTTAG